The Dokdonia donghaensis DSW-1 DNA window AACTAGTGGGATTTGAGTCGGGTCTTTAAAATTGAACTTTGGGGCATCGTCTTTAATGCGCTGCGCTCTTAGGTAATTAAAAAGCAAGTTGAGTTGCGATAGGCTGTAGGCAAATATGATAACTAGCGATATCGTGTAGATAACTATGATAGATATTTCTAAAATCATTACTTAAAACTGTATTTAAAAATCCACCCTAATATTTTTACTCCTGCCATAACTGCGCCCTTTACAGTACCAGATACTTTTGAAACGCCTATTCGGTTTCTGTAGTTTACGGGTACTTCGGTATATTTCATTTTCTTTTTTAAGACCTTAAGTTGCATCTCTACAGTCCAGCCATATGTTTTATCTTCCATCTCTAAGGCGAGAAGGCTGTCATATTTCATTGCTCTAAATGGGCCAAGATCTGTAAAACGTGCGCCAAAAAATAGACTCATAAGCGTTGTGGCTAGCCAGTTTCCAAAAATTTGTGGTCCTGTCATAGACCCGCTTTCGCGAAAGCGTTTATCTCTAGCACCAATCACCATATCACAGTTGTCTTGCACAATAGGTGCGATTATCTTAGTAAGCTCTTCTGGGTAATCACTATAATCACCATCTAAAAAAACAACGATGTCTGGCTTAGGAGTATGGCTCGCAATATAATTCATCCCTTTAAGGCAAGCATAGCCATAACCCATTTGCTCTTCTCTTAAAACGGTAGCTCCATTTTCTTGAGCAACTTGCTCTGTGTTATCTGTAGAGGCATTACTTACTACAATTACTTCGTTAACAATAGCGGGAATGTCTTGTAGAACAAGTCCTATAGAATCTTGTTCATTGTAGGCTGGTATAATAACTTTTATAAGGGGCTCCATAATGCTAGTAGAAAGAGATGTCTGGATTATCACGGCGAAAAGCTCTTACACTTGTCCATTCACCTTTTAATTGATTTGCTTCGTATTTTTCTACTTTGATGAGTTTGTTGTTTTTATAGACTAAGCAAAAACCTTCTTGCTCATTATTTACATATTGAGTTTTGCGTGTTTCTTGCCGCGCAATATCGTAAAAAATCCACCAATTTTGCGCTTTTCCCTGCTCATAATGCCCCTCGCGCACTAGTTTTCCTTGGGGATTGAAAAAATACCAATAGTCGGTTTTAAGGTTATTTGTATAGTGACCTTGAGACATAAGCTCACCATTACTATGGTAAAATTTCCAGTACTTAATCTTTTGCTCACCCATAACCCAGCCTTCGGCTTTAATGATACCATTGTCGTGATATTCTTTGTGATAACGGTTAGGCTCTGCCATAAAAAGCAGTTGAGATACAAAAATAAAGATGATAAAACCTTTGCTAGTCATAGCACCTTAGACGAGAGAAGTTAGAGTCACTAACACATAAAATGTATTTTTATACAAAAACAGATGTATGGAGTTTAGTTTTTGGGAGCAAGAAGCGTGGTTTACTAATGTAGATTATACCGTAATAGGAAGCGGTATTGTAGGGCTTACGTGTGCTTTACGCTTACGCGAAAGGTTTCCAAAAGCAAAGATACTCGTGTTAGAAAGAGGAATGCTTCCTAATGGTGCAAGTACAAAAAATGCGGGATTTGCCTGTTTTGGTAGTATTTCAGAAATACTAGATGATCTAAAATCACACTCAGAAGATGAAGTCGTAGCGCTTGTTAAAAAAAGAATAGAAGGCCTAACAAAACTGCGAGCGTTGCTTACTGATAAGGGTATCGACTATCAAGAAAACGGAGGCTACGAGCTATTTTTAAAGAAGGACAACAGTCTCTATAAGCA harbors:
- a CDS encoding glycosyltransferase family 2 protein, translated to MEPLIKVIIPAYNEQDSIGLVLQDIPAIVNEVIVVSNASTDNTEQVAQENGATVLREEQMGYGYACLKGMNYIASHTPKPDIVVFLDGDYSDYPEELTKIIAPIVQDNCDMVIGARDKRFRESGSMTGPQIFGNWLATTLMSLFFGARFTDLGPFRAMKYDSLLALEMEDKTYGWTVEMQLKVLKKKMKYTEVPVNYRNRIGVSKVSGTVKGAVMAGVKILGWIFKYSFK
- a CDS encoding toxin-antitoxin system YwqK family antitoxin, which encodes MTSKGFIIFIFVSQLLFMAEPNRYHKEYHDNGIIKAEGWVMGEQKIKYWKFYHSNGELMSQGHYTNNLKTDYWYFFNPQGKLVREGHYEQGKAQNWWIFYDIARQETRKTQYVNNEQEGFCLVYKNNKLIKVEKYEANQLKGEWTSVRAFRRDNPDISFY